A section of the Manis javanica isolate MJ-LG unplaced genomic scaffold, MJ_LKY HiC_scaffold_25, whole genome shotgun sequence genome encodes:
- the LOC108409731 gene encoding olfactory receptor 5AN1-like, translating into MFRRGNITEITYFILLGFSDFPRIKAVLFVVFLVIYVTTLTWNLSLIILIRMDSHLHTPMYFFLSNLSFLDICYVTSTAPKMLSDFFLEQHTITVVGCAVQYFFSATMGLSESCLMTAMAYDRYAAICNPLLYSSVMSPTVCVGMVLGSYMAGISGSVSQLCAILQLHFCGPNVIHHFFCDMPQLLVLSCTDTFSAKLILAIVTMIFALISVLVILISYVYIVISIMKITTAKGRSKAFNTCASHLTAVSFFYISSSFVYLRSSSGGSSKFDRFASVFYTVVTPILNPLIYSLRNKEIKDALKRLQRKGGYY; encoded by the coding sequence ATGTTTAGGAGAGGAAATATTACAGAGATCACCTACTTCATCCTCTTGGGGTTTTCAGATTTTCCCAGAATCAAAGCAGTgctctttgttgtgttcctggtgatctacgttacaactctgacttggaacctgagcctcatcatcttaataaggatggattcccacctccacacacccatgtacttcttcctcagcaacctgtccttcctagacatctgctatgtgacctccacagcccccaagatgctctctgacttcttccTGGAACAACATACTATCACCGTTGTGGGCTGTGCTGTTCAGTACTTCTTCTCTGCAACCATGGGACTGAGTGAGTCTTGTCTCATGAcagccatggcctatgaccgctatgctgcCATTTGTAATCCTCTTCTCTACTCATCAGTCATGTCACCCACCGTCTGTGTTGGGATGGTGCTGGGATCCTATATGGCTGGAATCTCTGGTTCTGTATCCCAACTGTGtgccattcttcaactccacttctgtgggcctaatgtcatccaccacttcttctgtgacatgccccaACTGTTAGTCCTGTCCTGCACTGACACTTTCTCTGCCAAACTCATACTTGCTATAGTAACAATGATCTTTGCATTAATAAGTGTCCTTGTTATCCTGATATCCTACGTCTATATTGTCATCTCCATTATGAAGATCACTACAGCTAAAGGCAGGTCCAAGGCTTTcaacacctgtgcttctcacctgacAGCAGTTTCCTTCTTCTATATTTCAAGTAGCTTTGTCTATTTGCGTTCCAGCTCTGGCGGGTCTTCCAAGTTCGACAGATTTGCATCGGTCTTCTACACAGTGGTCACTCCCATTTTGAATCCCTTgatttacagtctgaggaacaaggaaatcaaagatgcctTGAAGAGGTTGCAGAGGAAAGGAGGATATTACTGA